The DNA segment TCATCGTGTGGAACTTACCAAATATATTAACCATGGGGCGGCTGCTGCTCTTGCCAATTATTTGTTGGCTGATTTATCCAGGCATCGAAACCCGTGAGACCTGCTTTTGGGCCGGACTGCTCTATGGATTGGGTATGATTCTCGATGTTGTAGACGGAGCCATTGCCCGGCGAACCAACACCGTTACCATGCTGGGTCAGTTCCTAGACCCTCTTGCAGATAAACTTTTCGTATTGGTTACACTGATTGCTTTGATGCAACTTCCAGATGAGCGGATACCCGGTTGGGTCATCATGGTTATCCTCACGCGGGAATTCGCGGTCACTGGTTTGCGCACCATTGCCGCCGCTGAAGGCATCATTATTGCCGCCGATGCGGGTGGAAAACTCAAAACGCTTTTCACTTCTCTTGGTACCTGCGCACTGATTATGCACTACAACTGGTACATCGACTTCTATTTCTTCTCTGGCACCATCAGCTGTCACCAAGTTGGAATGATACTTACCTATATCTCGCTTGTTCTCGCCATCACGTCAGGCATCAGCTACGCACGTGGTTTTGCCGCCGCGACTGCAGCGCGAAAAGCCGCCGCATAAAGCCTTATGTCTCCCATTAAAAAACTGGAAATGCTCGGTCGTAAGCTTCTGCTTTGGCTTTGCGCCAAGTTACTTTCAGTGAGCTGCCGTGAGCCCATCAGCCGCTTAGATCGTATTGCCGTCATTCGCCTCGATCCGCGCGTGGGTAACCTCATTCTACTCACGCCGCTTTTAAGTTCACTCAAGCTTCGCTTTCCTCAAGCCTCTCTCGATGTGGTCGTGAATCAGCGCAGTTCTATTTTACTCGAAGAGCACCAAGCCATCGACCAGGTCCTTTGCTTCGATAAGAAAACATTCTTCGGACAAGGCGGCGTGTTTTCTGTGTGGAAAAAGATAAGAGCTAACAACTACGACCTCATCATCGATGCATCCAACCCGACCTTTCCCTCCACCACCCAAGCCCTCATTGCGCGTTTCTCTAAAGCCCGCTTTACCACTGGTGTTGGTTTGCCTGGAGTGGACACTATTTTTACGCACCCCGTGCAGATTCACGAAACACCAACGAGCCACGAAATAGATCTTAGGCTGCAGCTCCTAAGCGCCCTGCCCGGACAAGCCACCACTCGAAGTATCAGCCTCGGGCAAAAGATTCTTCGCAAAGGCCAACAAGAGCAAAACCAGGCGCTCACGCCTCAAGCCATTCTAAATGTGGGCGCCCGCCTTCAAGACAAACAGCTCGACGCTCAAACCTACGCCGTCATCGCTCAAACCATCATCGACCGTGGCCATCAGGTCACACTCACCTACGGCCCCGCAGAGATAAAACTCGCTGAAGAAACCCTAGCCCTCTGCAAACAGGCAAGTCTTGCCCCGCCCACCAGCTTAAGTGCTTTGGCCTACCTGATGTCTCAGGCAACCCTCGTTGTGTCGTGTGATACCGGCCCGATGCACATCGCAGCTGCAACAGGAAAGCCTACACTTGGGATATTCGTG comes from the Deltaproteobacteria bacterium genome and includes:
- a CDS encoding CDP-diacylglycerol--glycerol-3-phosphate 3-phosphatidyltransferase — encoded protein: MPIICWLIYPGIETRETCFWAGLLYGLGMILDVVDGAIARRTNTVTMLGQFLDPLADKLFVLVTLIALMQLPDERIPGWVIMVILTREFAVTGLRTIAAAEGIIIAADAGGKLKTLFTSLGTCALIMHYNWYIDFYFFSGTISCHQVGMILTYISLVLAITSGISYARGFAAATAARKAAA
- a CDS encoding glycosyltransferase family 9 protein; translated protein: MSPIKKLEMLGRKLLLWLCAKLLSVSCREPISRLDRIAVIRLDPRVGNLILLTPLLSSLKLRFPQASLDVVVNQRSSILLEEHQAIDQVLCFDKKTFFGQGGVFSVWKKIRANNYDLIIDASNPTFPSTTQALIARFSKARFTTGVGLPGVDTIFTHPVQIHETPTSHEIDLRLQLLSALPGQATTRSISLGQKILRKGQQEQNQALTPQAILNVGARLQDKQLDAQTYAVIAQTIIDRGHQVTLTYGPAEIKLAEETLALCKQASLAPPTSLSALAYLMSQATLVVSCDTGPMHIAAATGKPTLGIFVSTPPARYGYTDGFNAVIDAQNGFGEDALQELAAFIDRLESPPST